A genomic segment from Limibacillus halophilus encodes:
- the rpoH gene encoding RNA polymerase sigma factor RpoH, with protein MAAPRMPSVSESNLTRYLQEIRKFPMLEQNEEYMLAKSWREHDDVEAAHKLVTSHLRLVAKIAMGYRGYGLPVSELISEGNVGMMQAVKRFDPERGFRLATYAMWWIRAAIQEYILHSWSLVKMGTTAAQKKLFFNLRKMKGKIQAIDEGDLHPEQVTYIATELGVPEADVVSMNRRLAAPDHSLNAPLRQDGDGEWMDWLEDESESQESQLAESEELGKRRALLKHAMATLNERERHILTERRLQDEPTTLEDLSQVYGISRERVRQIEVRAFEKLQKSIRNAAIEERLASEQQLAEADS; from the coding sequence ATGGCCGCGCCCAGAATGCCGTCGGTATCCGAGAGCAACCTGACCCGCTACCTGCAGGAAATCCGTAAATTTCCGATGCTGGAGCAGAACGAGGAGTACATGCTCGCCAAAAGCTGGCGTGAGCATGACGACGTCGAGGCTGCCCACAAGCTGGTGACCAGCCACCTTCGGTTGGTGGCCAAGATCGCCATGGGTTATCGCGGCTATGGCTTGCCGGTCTCCGAATTGATCTCCGAGGGTAATGTCGGCATGATGCAGGCGGTCAAGCGCTTCGACCCGGAGCGCGGTTTCCGCCTGGCAACCTATGCGATGTGGTGGATCCGCGCCGCCATCCAGGAATACATTTTGCATTCCTGGTCCTTGGTGAAGATGGGTACGACCGCCGCGCAGAAGAAGCTGTTCTTCAATCTGCGTAAGATGAAGGGCAAGATCCAGGCCATTGACGAGGGCGACCTGCATCCTGAACAGGTAACCTATATCGCGACCGAGCTAGGCGTTCCCGAGGCTGACGTGGTCTCGATGAACCGCCGCCTCGCTGCCCCGGACCATTCGCTGAACGCGCCGCTGCGCCAGGACGGCGACGGAGAGTGGATGGATTGGCTGGAGGACGAAAGCGAGAGCCAGGAATCCCAGCTCGCCGAAAGCGAGGAACTTGGCAAGCGACGTGCGCTGCTCAAGCACGCCATGGCCACGCTGAATGAACGCGAAAGGCATATCCTGACGGAACGACGCTTACAGGACGAACCCACGACGCTGGAAGACCTAAGTCAGGTTTACGGTATCAGCCGCGAACGTGTGCGCCAGATCGAGGTGCGCGCTTTCGAAAAGCTGCAGAAATCGATCCGTAATGCTGCGATTGAGGAACGGCTCGCCAGCGAACAACAATTGGCCGAAGCGGACTCCTGA
- the serA gene encoding phosphoglycerate dehydrogenase, translating into MPKVLISDKMSPLAAEIFEARGIETVVATDLTPAALKEKIAAFDGLAVRSATKATAEIIAAGTNLKVIGRAGIGVDNVDIAAATGRGIVVMNTPDGNSITTAEHALALLFTLARQIAEANSSTKAGKWEKSRFMGVELTGKTIGIVGCGNIGSIVAERALGLRMKVVAYDPFLSNERADDLGVRKVELDELLGAADFITLHVPLTEQTRGILNEESLAKTKPGVRIINCARGGLVDEAALYNAIQSGQVAGAALDVFETEPARESPLFGLEQVVCTPHLGASTSEAQEKVALQIAEQMADFLLTGAVRNALNTPSLSAEDAKRLKPYMQLAEQMGSFAGQLTRTGLTSVNIEYEGHVAELNCRPLTQTVLTGLLRPMLDSVNMVNAPVLARERDIALSETKRDGDCDYQTLIRVTVKTDRGQRSVAGTLFGGTKPRVVEIKGIQVEAELGPHMLYITNKDKPGLIGRLGTILSDAGVNIATFHLGRSSPGGDAIALLELDQSLSAETLKKVRALDLVERAEPLSFQPLL; encoded by the coding sequence ATGCCTAAGGTTCTGATCAGCGATAAAATGAGCCCCCTTGCGGCCGAGATTTTTGAAGCGCGCGGCATCGAGACGGTGGTGGCCACCGATCTGACGCCAGCAGCACTCAAGGAGAAAATCGCGGCGTTTGATGGGCTGGCCGTGCGCTCGGCGACCAAGGCGACCGCCGAGATTATTGCCGCTGGGACGAACCTGAAGGTGATCGGGCGCGCTGGTATTGGTGTCGATAACGTCGATATTGCCGCCGCCACCGGACGCGGCATTGTCGTGATGAACACGCCGGACGGAAACTCCATCACCACCGCCGAGCATGCATTGGCCCTTCTCTTCACGCTGGCGCGCCAGATTGCTGAAGCCAACAGTTCGACGAAGGCCGGAAAGTGGGAAAAATCCCGCTTCATGGGCGTCGAGTTAACCGGCAAAACGATCGGCATTGTGGGGTGCGGAAATATCGGCTCCATCGTCGCCGAGCGGGCACTGGGCTTGCGAATGAAGGTGGTTGCCTATGACCCCTTCCTGAGCAACGAGCGCGCCGACGACCTGGGGGTCAGAAAGGTTGAGCTGGATGAACTTCTAGGGGCGGCGGATTTCATCACCCTTCATGTTCCCTTGACCGAACAGACGCGCGGTATCTTGAATGAGGAATCACTCGCCAAGACCAAACCTGGTGTTCGCATCATTAACTGCGCGCGCGGTGGGCTGGTCGACGAAGCCGCGCTCTACAACGCCATCCAGTCGGGACAGGTGGCGGGCGCTGCCCTTGACGTATTCGAGACGGAACCGGCGCGCGAAAGCCCGTTATTTGGATTGGAACAGGTGGTGTGCACGCCGCATCTGGGCGCCTCGACCAGCGAAGCACAGGAAAAGGTGGCCTTGCAAATCGCCGAACAGATGGCGGATTTTCTGCTCACCGGCGCGGTACGCAACGCTCTCAATACGCCGTCGTTGAGCGCGGAGGACGCCAAACGCCTGAAGCCCTACATGCAGCTCGCCGAACAGATGGGTTCCTTTGCCGGGCAATTGACCAGAACCGGCCTGACTTCAGTCAACATCGAGTACGAAGGCCACGTGGCTGAACTCAATTGCCGGCCCCTGACGCAAACCGTCCTAACGGGCTTGCTACGTCCCATGTTGGACAGTGTCAACATGGTCAACGCACCGGTCCTTGCGCGCGAGCGCGACATCGCTTTGTCGGAAACCAAGCGTGACGGTGATTGCGACTATCAGACACTAATCCGTGTGACGGTCAAGACTGACCGTGGGCAACGGTCGGTCGCGGGAACCCTGTTCGGTGGAACCAAGCCCCGGGTCGTGGAAATCAAAGGCATTCAGGTCGAGGCCGAGTTGGGCCCGCATATGCTCTACATCACCAACAAGGATAAGCCCGGTCTGATCGGGCGCCTGGGCACCATCCTATCGGACGCGGGTGTCAACATCGCCACGTTCCATCTGGGACGCAGCAGTCCCGGCGGTGACGCCATCGCACTTCTCGAGTTGGATCAAAGTCTAAGCGCTGAGACCTTGAAGAAAGTGCGGGCATTGGATTTGGTGGAACGGGCGGAACCCTTGAGCTTTCAACCCTTGCTTTGA
- the thiD gene encoding bifunctional hydroxymethylpyrimidine kinase/phosphomethylpyrimidine kinase, with protein sequence MHCNGRVLIVAGSDSGGGAGIQADIKTVTALGGFAATAITALTAQNTQGVFGVEAISPTFIQQQMQVVLEDIGADVIKTGMLHDVATIEAVAEVLETAGAGIPLVVDPVMIAQSGASLLADSAVATLAARMLPLAALITPNIPEAEALTGLSIGDPDAMERAGLQLHAMGAAAVLVKGGHMKGDVLTDVLVTRSGVERFTDSRIDTQENHGTGCTLASAIATGLAQGMTLSDAVARGRRYLRAALASAPGLGRGSGPVNHCVTVRPDDL encoded by the coding sequence ATGCACTGTAATGGACGCGTCCTGATCGTAGCAGGGTCGGACTCGGGCGGTGGCGCGGGCATACAGGCCGATATCAAGACTGTGACGGCGCTGGGTGGATTTGCGGCGACAGCCATAACGGCTTTGACGGCTCAGAATACCCAGGGTGTTTTCGGTGTTGAAGCTATCTCGCCGACCTTCATCCAGCAGCAGATGCAGGTTGTACTGGAAGATATCGGCGCCGATGTCATCAAGACCGGCATGCTGCATGATGTGGCGACCATAGAAGCGGTCGCTGAAGTCCTGGAGACGGCAGGCGCCGGTATTCCGCTCGTTGTCGATCCGGTGATGATTGCCCAAAGCGGTGCCTCATTGCTGGCGGATTCCGCGGTTGCGACCCTGGCAGCACGGATGCTGCCGCTGGCGGCGCTCATCACACCGAACATTCCAGAAGCCGAAGCATTGACCGGGCTTTCCATCGGTGATCCGGATGCAATGGAGCGCGCCGGTCTGCAGTTGCATGCCATGGGCGCGGCGGCGGTACTGGTCAAAGGCGGTCACATGAAAGGCGACGTTCTGACCGACGTACTTGTAACCCGATCAGGTGTGGAACGCTTTACGGACAGCCGGATCGACACGCAGGAGAATCATGGAACCGGCTGTACCTTGGCCTCGGCGATAGCAACGGGTCTGGCGCAGGGTATGACCCTGTCCGACGCGGTGGCCCGCGGACGGCGATATCTGCGTGCAGCCCTGGCCAGTGCGCCTGGGCTGGGACGTGGCAGCGGGCCGGTCAATCATTGTGTCACCGTTAGACCGGATGATCTCTAG
- a CDS encoding paraquat-inducible protein A: MTDKVSPPDDPPSLASCALGLDKLLGPVLLLSGVLLAFGWTLPMMTVSRFVFLSEEVSILRAIGQLWDADEIFLFLVIATFSVVFPALKVGIGLLLWYRSRHAIRRRRWLAGLEMLGRWSMLDVFVVALIVVAIQISLIDDVALHAGLYVFTAAILLSMLVLRRMETLAQRLDRTQSKG; this comes from the coding sequence ATGACCGATAAGGTTAGTCCCCCTGATGATCCGCCCTCACTGGCTAGCTGTGCCTTGGGTTTGGACAAACTTCTAGGCCCGGTGCTGCTGTTATCCGGGGTTCTGCTCGCGTTCGGCTGGACTCTGCCAATGATGACGGTATCCCGCTTCGTTTTCCTATCGGAAGAGGTCTCAATTCTCCGTGCCATCGGCCAGCTTTGGGATGCCGATGAGATATTTCTCTTCCTGGTCATTGCAACCTTCTCTGTGGTCTTTCCCGCGTTGAAGGTCGGTATAGGCTTGCTCCTTTGGTATCGCTCGCGACACGCCATTCGCAGGCGCCGCTGGCTTGCCGGTCTGGAAATGCTAGGGCGCTGGTCGATGCTGGATGTCTTCGTGGTGGCATTGATCGTAGTCGCCATCCAGATATCGCTGATCGACGATGTCGCCCTGCACGCCGGACTCTACGTCTTCACCGCCGCAATCCTGCTATCGATGCTGGTACTACGCCGCATGGAAACCCTCGCCCAACGCTTGGACAGGACTCAAAGCAAGGGTTGA
- a CDS encoding PhzF family phenazine biosynthesis protein has translation MAERQLDLYQIDAFAERSFSGNPAAVVPLKHWLSDEQMLAIAAENNLSETAYFVRQETGRYALRWFTPAHEVDLCGHATLASAYVIGRFLDRDAKRIAFDTLAGELLVTLEGDNLTLDFPSRPPLPASAERRQQVEQALGSAPLAVLQALNGTGKLMAVLADPAAVAAVAPDFRQVAGFASDGLIVTASGVDPSSAVHCDFVSRYFAPHAGIDEDPVTGSAHCVLVPYWAQELGKSRLVARQISKRGGTLACVLSGDRVLLTGKAALYMTGKIHLSD, from the coding sequence ATGGCGGAAAGGCAGCTTGATCTCTACCAGATAGACGCTTTCGCCGAGCGCAGTTTTTCAGGTAATCCAGCCGCTGTCGTGCCTTTGAAACATTGGTTGAGCGACGAGCAGATGCTGGCTATCGCGGCAGAGAACAACCTCTCCGAAACGGCTTATTTCGTGCGCCAGGAAACCGGCCGGTATGCCCTGCGTTGGTTTACGCCAGCCCACGAGGTGGATCTTTGCGGCCACGCAACCCTTGCCAGCGCCTATGTCATCGGCCGTTTCCTCGATCGTGACGCTAAGCGGATAGCATTCGATACGCTTGCCGGTGAATTGCTTGTCACATTGGAGGGTGACAACCTGACGCTCGACTTTCCAAGTCGGCCACCGTTGCCCGCGAGCGCTGAACGGCGTCAGCAGGTGGAGCAGGCCCTGGGCAGCGCCCCGCTGGCCGTCTTACAGGCGCTGAACGGCACGGGTAAGTTGATGGCTGTTCTTGCCGACCCCGCTGCGGTGGCGGCGGTGGCCCCTGATTTCCGCCAGGTCGCTGGCTTTGCAAGTGACGGCTTGATCGTGACCGCGTCGGGCGTTGATCCGTCGAGCGCGGTGCACTGCGATTTCGTATCGCGATATTTCGCGCCGCATGCGGGCATCGACGAAGATCCGGTTACGGGCTCCGCGCACTGTGTGCTTGTGCCTTACTGGGCGCAAGAGTTGGGTAAATCCCGTTTGGTGGCGCGACAGATATCGAAGCGCGGCGGCACGCTTGCTTGTGTCCTGTCGGGTGACCGTGTGCTGCTGACCGGCAAAGCCGCGCTCTACATGACCGGCAAGATCCATTTGTCGGACTGA
- a CDS encoding phosphoserine transaminase — translation MNPTARPLTSVQPPAVKPQNPNFSSGPCAKRPGWSTEVLSNAFLGRSHRAREGKARLAEVIELSKRLLGLPEGWRLAIVPASDTGAIEMALWNLLGPRGVDMLAWESFGSAWVTDVVKQLKLSDVRVLKADYGSLPDLSAVDGERDLVFTWNGTTSGVRLPDGDWIPDGPGLKICDATSAVFAMDLPYDRLDVVTWSWQKVMGGEAAHGMLALSPRAVERMESYQPEWPMPKIFRLSKGGKLDEAVFEGATINTPSMLCVEDQLDSLRWGVEIGGLPALKARAEANLSAVARWVSTSDWADFLATEPSQRSCTSICIKIVSPWFAALSEKEQASVPKKIAALLEAEGVAYDINGYRDAPPGLRLWGGATVDSGDMTRLLPWLDWAYAAVKGEMSA, via the coding sequence ATGAATCCGACGGCACGACCCCTGACATCCGTGCAACCGCCCGCGGTTAAGCCGCAGAACCCGAACTTCTCCTCGGGTCCCTGTGCAAAGCGGCCGGGCTGGTCGACGGAGGTGCTGTCCAATGCCTTTCTGGGACGGTCGCACCGCGCCAGGGAAGGGAAGGCCAGATTGGCCGAGGTAATCGAGCTATCCAAGCGGTTGCTCGGGTTGCCCGAAGGCTGGCGTTTGGCGATCGTTCCAGCCTCCGACACCGGCGCCATCGAGATGGCCTTGTGGAACCTGCTGGGCCCAAGAGGGGTGGATATGCTCGCTTGGGAATCCTTCGGCAGCGCCTGGGTGACGGATGTGGTCAAGCAACTCAAGCTTTCCGATGTTCGCGTATTGAAGGCCGATTACGGGTCCTTGCCGGATCTCTCTGCCGTTGATGGTGAGCGTGATCTTGTCTTCACCTGGAATGGCACGACATCCGGTGTCCGATTGCCCGACGGCGATTGGATTCCCGATGGACCGGGCCTCAAGATTTGCGATGCGACCTCGGCGGTCTTCGCGATGGATTTGCCGTATGATCGCTTGGATGTCGTGACCTGGTCCTGGCAGAAGGTTATGGGGGGCGAAGCGGCGCACGGCATGCTGGCCTTGAGCCCACGCGCGGTCGAGCGCATGGAGAGCTATCAACCCGAGTGGCCGATGCCGAAGATTTTCCGGCTTTCCAAAGGCGGTAAATTGGATGAGGCGGTGTTCGAGGGCGCCACGATAAACACTCCCTCGATGCTTTGCGTCGAGGATCAGTTGGATAGCCTGCGTTGGGGGGTGGAGATCGGCGGACTCCCGGCTTTAAAAGCGCGCGCGGAGGCCAACCTGTCTGCAGTCGCCCGTTGGGTATCGACAAGCGACTGGGCCGATTTCCTGGCAACCGAGCCCTCTCAGCGCTCCTGCACGTCGATTTGCATCAAAATCGTATCGCCCTGGTTTGCGGCGCTGTCTGAAAAGGAACAGGCATCCGTTCCCAAGAAGATTGCGGCCCTGCTGGAGGCCGAAGGCGTCGCATACGACATCAACGGCTACCGCGACGCACCTCCGGGGCTGCGGCTGTGGGGTGGTGCTACGGTCGATAGCGGCGATATGACACGGCTCCTTCCCTGGTTGGATTGGGCTTATGCCGCCGTTAAGGGTGAGATGTCCGCCTGA
- a CDS encoding MaoC family dehydratase has protein sequence MTALYFEDFTPGRSFTAPRCSLSEAQILDFAFTYDPQPFHIDTTCLDNPYGGLIASGFQTLLVAFRMFYQANVINHCSMGSPGMDELRWLRPVRPGDTLGLTAEVVEQRASRSKPDRGIVVMKYRVDNQHGETVMTYNITHMFRCRTV, from the coding sequence ATGACCGCACTCTACTTCGAAGATTTCACGCCGGGGCGCAGTTTCACAGCGCCGCGTTGCAGCCTGAGCGAGGCTCAGATTCTGGATTTTGCCTTCACCTACGACCCGCAACCTTTCCACATCGATACGACGTGCCTGGATAACCCCTATGGCGGCCTGATCGCCAGTGGGTTTCAGACCCTGCTGGTCGCCTTTCGGATGTTTTACCAGGCCAATGTGATCAACCACTGCTCAATGGGTTCACCCGGCATGGACGAACTGCGTTGGCTGAGGCCGGTTCGGCCCGGCGATACACTCGGTCTCACCGCGGAGGTCGTTGAACAGCGTGCGAGCCGGAGCAAACCCGACCGCGGCATCGTGGTCATGAAGTATAGGGTCGATAATCAGCATGGCGAGACGGTGATGACCTATAACATCACGCACATGTTTCGCTGCCGTACGGTCTAA
- a CDS encoding adenylosuccinate synthase — protein sequence MANVVVVGSQWGDEGKGKIVDWLSERADVVVRFQGGHNAGHTLVIGGQTYKLSLLPSGVVRPNKLAIIGNGVVVDPWALMDEIERIKKQGVDISPDNLKISDTCALILPMHGAVDRAREAARGKEKIGTTGRGIGPAYEDKVGRRAIRICDIADKENLLRRIEGMLLHHNALLRGLGEPEVDGDQLVKDLLELAPRILPYAQPVWRTLDTAVRQGKRILFEGAQGAMLDVDHGTYPYVTSSNTVSGQAAAGSGVGPKAIGTVLGITKAYTTRVGSGPFPTELSDEIGRTLGERGREFGTVTGRQRRCGWFDAVMVKQAVKVGGIDGIAFTKLDVLDGLKELKVCVAYELDGKRIDYLPAMTEYQAKVTPVYETMEGWQESTYGARSWADLPATAIKYVRRVEELIKAPVSLLSTSPERDDTILMKDPFAG from the coding sequence ATGGCCAATGTCGTCGTCGTCGGCTCCCAATGGGGCGATGAAGGGAAGGGCAAGATTGTCGACTGGTTGTCGGAGCGCGCTGACGTGGTGGTACGTTTCCAGGGAGGCCACAATGCCGGCCATACCCTGGTAATCGGTGGCCAGACCTACAAATTGTCGCTGCTCCCGTCCGGCGTGGTGCGCCCGAACAAGCTGGCGATCATCGGCAATGGTGTCGTGGTCGATCCCTGGGCCCTGATGGATGAGATTGAACGGATCAAAAAGCAGGGTGTCGATATCTCCCCCGACAATCTCAAGATTTCCGATACCTGCGCCTTGATTTTACCGATGCACGGGGCCGTGGACCGGGCTCGCGAAGCTGCGCGCGGCAAAGAGAAGATCGGCACGACCGGCCGGGGTATCGGGCCCGCCTACGAGGACAAGGTCGGACGCCGGGCCATTCGCATCTGCGATATCGCCGACAAAGAGAATCTGCTGCGCCGGATCGAAGGCATGCTGCTGCATCACAATGCCTTGCTGCGGGGCCTGGGCGAACCTGAGGTGGACGGCGACCAACTGGTAAAGGACCTGCTGGAGCTGGCACCGCGTATCCTGCCTTATGCCCAGCCGGTCTGGCGGACGCTTGATACGGCCGTGCGTCAGGGTAAGCGCATCCTTTTCGAAGGCGCACAGGGCGCCATGTTGGATGTCGACCACGGGACCTATCCTTATGTGACTTCCTCCAACACGGTTTCCGGCCAGGCAGCCGCCGGTTCGGGCGTCGGACCGAAAGCCATCGGTACCGTGCTGGGAATCACCAAGGCTTACACGACGCGGGTCGGTTCGGGACCTTTCCCGACCGAGCTGAGCGACGAGATCGGCCGCACGCTTGGTGAGCGCGGTCGCGAGTTCGGAACCGTGACCGGGCGCCAGCGCCGCTGCGGCTGGTTCGATGCCGTGATGGTGAAGCAGGCCGTGAAGGTTGGCGGTATCGACGGGATTGCCTTTACAAAGCTGGACGTATTGGACGGCTTGAAGGAATTGAAGGTCTGTGTTGCCTATGAGTTGGACGGCAAGCGGATCGACTATTTACCGGCCATGACCGAGTATCAGGCAAAGGTGACGCCGGTCTACGAAACGATGGAAGGCTGGCAGGAGAGTACCTACGGCGCGCGAAGCTGGGCCGATCTGCCCGCAACCGCAATCAAGTATGTTCGCCGGGTCGAGGAGTTGATCAAGGCGCCGGTTTCCTTGCTGTCCACCAGCCCTGAGCGTGACGATACAATCCTCATGAAGGATCCTTTCGCCGGATAA
- a CDS encoding ATP phosphoribosyltransferase regulatory subunit, translating to MTEKGEKALLPAGMVDLLPPEAAQESAAISRILDLFSACGYQRVKPPMLEFEETLFDGAGAALSQQTFRLMDPLSQRMMGLRADMTTQVVRIAATRLSGEPRPLRLCYAGQVLRVKGNQLRNDRQIAQVGAELIGSESSGADAEIIALAASALEKIGVTRLSVDIALPTLVPAIARTLGLSPSESADLREALDRKDAAAVKAISKEHGKLLSALLRAAGPVERAVAALSRLTVPEDAQEELERLLAVVERLRELKPDLRITVDPTEHRGFEYQTGVSFAFFARGVRGELGRGGRYAARAAGGCFEPATGVTLYMDSLLRALPEPDAPSRVYLPAGHDPKIATALREKGFVTLAGHDPVEEDRKEARRMACDYWLSGETLRKVEEN from the coding sequence ATGACGGAAAAAGGCGAAAAAGCTCTGTTGCCAGCAGGCATGGTGGATTTGTTGCCGCCGGAAGCCGCTCAGGAGTCGGCGGCCATTTCGCGTATCCTCGATCTCTTTTCAGCCTGTGGCTACCAACGCGTCAAACCGCCGATGCTTGAGTTCGAGGAAACACTGTTCGACGGTGCGGGCGCGGCTTTATCGCAGCAGACCTTCAGATTGATGGACCCGCTCAGCCAGCGAATGATGGGTCTGCGTGCCGACATGACCACCCAGGTCGTACGCATCGCCGCCACGCGGCTTTCCGGTGAGCCGAGGCCGTTGCGTCTCTGTTATGCTGGTCAGGTACTGCGGGTGAAGGGCAATCAGCTCCGCAACGACCGTCAGATTGCTCAGGTCGGAGCCGAATTAATCGGTAGCGAAAGCAGCGGCGCCGACGCCGAGATAATCGCATTGGCGGCCTCGGCATTGGAAAAGATCGGCGTCACGCGGCTTAGCGTTGATATAGCGCTGCCGACGCTGGTTCCTGCCATAGCGCGCACGCTAGGATTGTCGCCATCGGAAAGCGCCGACTTGCGTGAAGCGTTGGATCGCAAGGATGCTGCGGCCGTCAAGGCCATTTCGAAAGAGCACGGAAAGCTTCTGAGTGCGCTTTTGCGCGCTGCTGGACCGGTAGAACGGGCGGTTGCGGCGCTGTCGCGCCTGACAGTGCCGGAAGATGCGCAGGAAGAGCTTGAACGGCTGCTGGCGGTTGTCGAGCGGCTGCGGGAATTGAAGCCGGATTTGCGCATCACCGTCGACCCGACGGAACATCGCGGATTCGAGTATCAGACGGGTGTGTCGTTTGCGTTCTTTGCGCGCGGTGTACGCGGCGAATTGGGACGCGGCGGCCGCTACGCGGCGCGCGCGGCGGGCGGCTGCTTTGAGCCTGCGACGGGTGTCACCCTGTATATGGATAGTCTGCTCAGGGCCCTGCCAGAACCGGATGCGCCATCGCGCGTCTACCTGCCGGCGGGTCATGACCCTAAAATTGCGACTGCGCTGCGTGAAAAAGGCTTTGTCACCCTGGCCGGACACGATCCGGTAGAGGAAGATCGCAAGGAGGCCCGCAGGATGGCCTGCGATTACTGGCTGTCCGGCGAAACGCTCCGAAAAGTGGAGGAAAACTGA
- a CDS encoding SLC13 family permease: MTQQILLLGIIAATLLLFAWGRWRYDLVAVVALMASVTLGLVPGEDAFSGFGHPAVITVAAILVISHSLQNSGVVAGIGRILNPAGRYPVGQVFVLTGTTMLLSAFMNNVGALALMLPVAINAAHISGRPPSQLLMPISFGSLLGGTLTLIGTPPNIIIAAYRERETGVAFGLFDFSPVGLGIAGLGLLYIAFLGWRLLPGRENESAPAAERFEIEDYITEVRITEGSTLAGRRLVDLETMAQSDLAVVALERRKDRMLAPSPYLRLQVGDVLVLETDPATLKRTMESAGLELMGAPESTAKSLRSDRVGLVEVVVTPGSRFEGRTVRNLRLHTSYGLNLLGVSRRGERITDRLGQVRFHAGDVLLLQGEIEALSATFALLGVLPLAQRELPVRRPDGLAWRSLAVFAASIVLLLTGLLPPQVAFVLAVVALVLLGDITLREVYEAIDWPIVVLLGAMIPVGLAMETSGAAASITAPILALQDSAPIWLILMLLMAVTMLMTDIMNNAATAVLMAPIAITLASGLGVSADPLLMTVAVGASSTYLTPIGHQSNLLVMGPGGYRFSDYWRMGLLLDLLILVVSVPLILLVWPL; encoded by the coding sequence ATGACGCAACAGATACTGCTGCTAGGCATCATAGCTGCGACTCTGCTCCTCTTCGCCTGGGGCCGCTGGCGATATGATCTTGTTGCGGTCGTAGCACTCATGGCCAGTGTCACGCTTGGATTGGTGCCAGGAGAAGACGCCTTTTCCGGCTTTGGCCACCCGGCGGTAATAACGGTAGCCGCCATTTTGGTGATCTCCCACAGCCTCCAGAACTCAGGCGTGGTTGCCGGCATCGGCCGCATTCTAAATCCAGCGGGGCGCTACCCTGTCGGTCAGGTCTTTGTCTTGACCGGGACAACGATGCTGCTTTCGGCCTTCATGAACAATGTCGGCGCTCTGGCTTTGATGTTGCCGGTCGCTATCAACGCGGCACATATCAGCGGACGCCCGCCCAGCCAGCTCCTGATGCCCATATCCTTCGGGTCACTTCTGGGTGGCACGCTAACGCTGATCGGCACACCACCCAATATCATCATAGCGGCGTACCGGGAGCGCGAAACCGGCGTGGCCTTCGGATTGTTTGACTTTTCACCGGTCGGCTTGGGAATTGCCGGGTTGGGCTTGCTTTACATCGCGTTCCTTGGGTGGCGATTGCTGCCGGGCCGGGAGAACGAAAGCGCCCCGGCAGCGGAGCGTTTTGAAATAGAAGACTACATCACGGAAGTACGGATTACCGAAGGTTCGACCCTGGCCGGGCGTCGACTTGTGGACTTGGAAACGATGGCGCAATCCGACTTGGCGGTGGTGGCGCTGGAACGCCGTAAGGACCGGATGCTTGCCCCCTCGCCCTATCTACGTCTGCAAGTCGGTGATGTTTTGGTGCTGGAGACCGACCCCGCCACATTGAAACGCACAATGGAATCGGCGGGCCTGGAATTGATGGGTGCGCCGGAGTCGACTGCCAAATCGCTCCGCAGCGACCGTGTCGGGCTGGTGGAAGTCGTGGTCACGCCAGGATCGCGTTTCGAGGGCCGTACCGTCCGCAACTTGCGTCTGCATACCAGCTACGGGCTCAACCTGCTCGGCGTCTCGAGGCGCGGCGAGCGCATCACCGACCGTTTGGGACAAGTACGCTTTCACGCCGGTGACGTGCTCCTGCTCCAAGGCGAGATCGAGGCCCTGTCGGCAACCTTTGCATTGCTGGGTGTCTTGCCTCTCGCACAGCGCGAGCTGCCGGTACGGCGGCCGGATGGACTCGCTTGGCGAAGCCTGGCGGTGTTCGCGGCCTCGATTGTCTTGCTTCTGACAGGATTGCTGCCGCCACAAGTTGCCTTCGTCCTGGCGGTCGTCGCCTTGGTGCTGCTCGGCGACATCACTTTGCGTGAAGTTTACGAAGCGATCGACTGGCCGATCGTCGTCTTGCTGGGAGCAATGATCCCCGTTGGGCTAGCCATGGAGACCAGTGGTGCCGCAGCCAGCATCACCGCGCCCATTCTTGCCCTACAGGATAGTGCGCCAATTTGGTTGATCCTGATGTTGCTGATGGCAGTCACGATGTTGATGACCGACATCATGAACAATGCCGCCACTGCCGTTCTGATGGCCCCCATCGCAATCACTTTGGCGAGCGGCCTAGGGGTCAGCGCCGACCCCCTTCTAATGACCGTGGCCGTTGGTGCCTCTTCAACCTACCTGACGCCAATCGGGCACCAATCCAATCTGCTTGTCATGGGCCCGGGCGGCTATCGCTTCAGCGACTACTGGCGCATGGGTCTGTTGCTTGACTTGCTGATTCTGGTGGTCTCAGTGCCCTTGATCCTGCTGGTCTGGCCGCTGTAG